In Aphanothece sacrum FPU1, a single genomic region encodes these proteins:
- a CDS encoding cupin: MPKQDWLVTEAGNCIACESPRQWDLLIPTTQYRFYRFLCELEDILEQAEITGETEAEFLPNLRRLVRKLILNVYWVNTRIPEPSPKTETGVLLLYDELGYPITIQTEIMLPGTSTTIHNHGTWGVVATLKGQQKNTFWQRIPTSEFPHKIDKVEEKVLESGDIIALTTEAIHCVEAVGDEPSITLNIYGDTYPAKRFQFDALTNKARNF; the protein is encoded by the coding sequence ATGCCTAAACAAGATTGGTTAGTAACTGAAGCGGGTAACTGTATTGCTTGTGAGTCTCCCAGACAGTGGGATTTATTAATACCGACTACTCAATATCGATTTTATCGATTTCTTTGTGAATTAGAAGATATTCTTGAACAAGCAGAGATAACGGGAGAAACAGAAGCAGAATTTTTACCTAATTTACGGCGGTTAGTGCGTAAATTAATCCTTAATGTTTATTGGGTAAATACCCGAATTCCTGAACCATCTCCCAAAACAGAAACAGGGGTTTTACTCCTTTATGATGAACTAGGATATCCTATTACAATTCAAACCGAAATTATGTTACCTGGTACTAGCACAACTATTCATAATCATGGGACTTGGGGAGTAGTCGCAACCTTGAAAGGACAACAAAAAAATACTTTTTGGCAACGAATTCCTACATCAGAATTTCCTCATAAAATTGATAAAGTCGAAGAAAAAGTGTTAGAATCAGGGGACATTATTGCCTTGACTACTGAGGCTATTCATTGTGTAGAAGCGGTAGGAGATGAACCCTCTATTACTTTGAATATTTATGGGGATACTTACCCTGCAAAACGATTTCAATTTGATGCTTTAACTAATAAAGCACGGAATTTTTAG
- a CDS encoding type II toxin-antitoxin system RelE family toxin, which translates to MNNYQVFFSKKAQKDINQLTDKQREKLKEIINEVLRVNPYLGKQLKRELKGLYSYRLNIKDRILYEIFEEDKSILIVRTKTHYGE; encoded by the coding sequence ATGAATAATTATCAAGTGTTTTTCTCTAAGAAAGCCCAGAAAGACATTAATCAGTTAACTGATAAACAAAGAGAGAAATTAAAAGAGATTATCAATGAAGTTTTGCGAGTAAATCCATATTTAGGAAAACAACTTAAACGAGAACTTAAAGGACTTTATTCTTATCGTTTAAATATTAAGGACAGAATTTTATATGAAATTTTTGAAGAAGATAAATCAATTTTGATTGTTAGGACAAAAACTCATTATGGAGAGTAG
- a CDS encoding type II toxin-antitoxin system Phd/YefM family antitoxin, which translates to MYHVTLDYAKKHFEEIIERAKSEPDGVLIVQDNQSFLLIDKSELESWTETAELLEDPNIVSDIQEARAEYRKGETLTMEQVFEQ; encoded by the coding sequence ATGTATCATGTCACTCTAGACTACGCTAAAAAACACTTCGAGGAGATTATCGAACGGGCTAAATCTGAACCAGATGGAGTTCTGATAGTTCAAGATAATCAAAGTTTTCTGTTAATTGATAAAAGCGAATTAGAATCATGGACAGAAACTGCTGAATTACTTGAAGATCCTAACATTGTATCAGATATTCAAGAAGCGCGAGCAGAATATAGAAAAGGAGAAACATTAACAATGGAACAAGTTTTTGAGCAATAA
- a CDS encoding Uma2 family endonuclease, which produces MALTATNLMTFAEFLDWNPENGRYELIDGVTVEMQPTGKHEEVIAFLSGETFLQIRSLKLPYFLSNSTLVKLPNQDSAYCPDILVLDRNFLSSEPLWEKSSTITKGSSVRLVVEVVSTNWRDDYVYKMTDYESLGIPEYWIVDYLGLGGKRYIGFPKQPTITICQLIDGEYQLQLFKGNDRLISPLFPQLNLTPEQIFQS; this is translated from the coding sequence ATGGCTTTAACTGCAACTAACCTGATGACTTTTGCTGAATTTTTGGACTGGAATCCAGAAAATGGACGTTATGAATTAATTGATGGGGTAACTGTTGAAATGCAACCAACGGGAAAACATGAAGAAGTGATCGCTTTTTTGTCTGGAGAAACATTTTTACAAATTCGTAGTTTGAAACTTCCTTATTTTTTGTCTAATTCTACTTTGGTTAAATTGCCTAATCAAGATAGTGCTTATTGTCCAGATATTTTAGTTTTAGATCGCAATTTTCTCAGCAGCGAACCTCTCTGGGAAAAATCATCAACCATTACTAAAGGTTCATCGGTTCGTTTAGTGGTTGAAGTAGTTAGTACCAATTGGCGGGATGATTATGTTTATAAAATGACTGATTATGAATCTTTAGGGATTCCTGAATATTGGATTGTAGATTATTTAGGATTAGGTGGTAAGCGATATATAGGCTTTCCTAAACAACCAACTATTACCATTTGTCAATTAATTGATGGGGAATATCAATTACAATTATTTAAAGGTAACGATCGCTTAATTTCTCCTCTTTTTCCTCAACTAAATTTAACCCCAGAACAGATTTTTCAATCATAA
- a CDS encoding DUF1993 domain-containing protein: protein MENQKIIALQNIFSSRLDTLSHLLEVAESHFADDVESILQRRIAPDMFPFSTQITFVCNQPRNFALWCLGQSVNNLNPDVASLDEARGHISSTKELLASINVADCKLSELNRLDLGQGLYVELSGLSYVDDFLMPNFYFHITTAYNILRMAGVPVGKRDFMMHLVPSVKHQNNV from the coding sequence ATGGAAAATCAGAAGATCATAGCACTACAAAATATCTTCAGTTCTAGACTCGATACGTTGAGTCATCTCTTGGAGGTGGCAGAAAGTCATTTTGCAGATGATGTAGAGTCTATATTGCAGCGTCGTATCGCACCCGATATGTTTCCTTTCAGTACACAAATAACATTTGTTTGCAATCAACCTCGAAACTTCGCATTGTGGTGCTTAGGACAGTCGGTAAATAACTTGAACCCCGATGTAGCATCTCTAGATGAGGCGCGTGGTCATATTTCATCGACTAAGGAGTTGTTGGCAAGTATCAATGTTGCTGATTGTAAACTGTCAGAACTAAATCGACTTGATCTTGGGCAAGGGCTATATGTAGAATTATCTGGACTTTCGTATGTAGATGATTTTCTGATGCCAAACTTTTATTTCCATATAACAACGGCGTACAATATCCTGCGTATGGCAGGAGTACCAGTGGGTAAGCGCGACTTTATGATGCATTTAGTCCCTTCTGTGAAACATCAAAACAACGTTTAA
- a CDS encoding Uma2 family endonuclease encodes MVLTKAYADRVVLYQISWQQFENLLIDLGENRSARIAYDNGTLEIMTPLPEHEYFKQAISIIIEDAAEVLELDYECLGSTTWKKEIQKAGIEPDNCFYFQNESLIRGKLSFDLNYDPPPDLALEIDLTSKSLDRFPIYARLGVPEIWCYDSGELTIYQLEKGNYYEKEQSLVFPNLRIQEIPSLIQSHRMVGRRAFRKAVREWVKNN; translated from the coding sequence ATGGTATTAACTAAAGCCTATGCTGATCGGGTTGTTCTTTATCAAATTAGTTGGCAACAGTTTGAAAATTTACTCATAGATTTAGGAGAAAATCGTTCAGCCAGAATCGCTTATGATAATGGAACCCTAGAAATTATGACTCCTTTACCAGAACATGAATATTTTAAACAAGCGATTAGTATTATTATTGAAGATGCTGCTGAAGTTTTAGAATTAGATTATGAGTGTTTGGGTTCAACTACTTGGAAAAAAGAGATTCAAAAAGCAGGCATAGAACCGGATAATTGTTTTTATTTTCAAAATGAATCGTTAATTAGAGGAAAATTGAGTTTTGATTTGAATTATGATCCGCCTCCTGATTTAGCATTAGAAATTGATTTAACAAGTAAATCTTTAGATAGATTTCCTATTTATGCACGTTTAGGAGTTCCCGAAATCTGGTGTTATGATTCTGGAGAATTAACAATTTATCAATTAGAAAAGGGAAATTATTATGAGAAAGAACAAAGTTTAGTGTTTCCTAATCTGAGAATTCAAGAAATTCCTTCATTAATTCAATCTCACCGGATGGTGGGAAGAAGGGCTTTCCGAAAAGCTGTTAGAGAATGGGTAAAAAACAACTAA
- a CDS encoding type II toxin-antitoxin system PemK/MazF family toxin has product MMIYKFGDIVLVPFPFTDQSSSKKRPAVIISSNSYNQVKPDLIIMAITSQITLPLSLGEWRIMDSSLAGLLKPSVIKPVISTLEKTLVIRKLGQLQESDVQNLKKIIASILG; this is encoded by the coding sequence ATGATGATCTATAAGTTTGGTGATATTGTTCTTGTTCCTTTTCCTTTTACTGATCAAAGTTCTAGTAAAAAAAGACCTGCTGTTATTATTAGTTCTAATTCTTATAACCAAGTCAAACCAGACTTGATCATTATGGCAATTACTAGCCAGATTACCTTACCATTAAGCTTAGGAGAGTGGCGCATTATGGATTCTTCATTAGCTGGACTCCTAAAACCTTCTGTGATTAAACCCGTTATCTCTACCCTTGAAAAAACATTAGTTATTAGAAAATTGGGTCAACTTCAAGAGTCAGATGTCCAGAATCTTAAGAAGATAATTGCAAGCATTTTAGGGTGA
- a CDS encoding toxin-antitoxin system, antitoxin component, Xre family protein, giving the protein MTINNSLETRLIEKVKKLSWEQIQQVEQFIDSLNAEKTEQQLILSSTKLSESVFNKVWDNPEDAVYDDL; this is encoded by the coding sequence ATGACAATCAATAACTCTTTAGAAACTCGACTCATTGAGAAGGTTAAAAAACTCTCCTGGGAACAAATCCAACAAGTTGAACAATTTATTGATTCCCTAAATGCAGAAAAAACTGAGCAACAACTAATTTTATCATCGACAAAACTCTCAGAATCTGTCTTTAATAAAGTTTGGGATAATCCTGAAGATGCCGTCTATGATGATCTATAA
- a CDS encoding DNA polymerase III subunit gamma/tau — MSYEPLHHKYRPQIFADLVGQEAIATTLTNAITTQRIAPAYLFTGPRGTGKTSSARILAKSLNCLAVNSPTATPCGQCEVCRAIARGSALDVIEIDAASNTGVDNIREIIERSQFAPVQCRYKVYVIDECHMLSVAAFNALLKTLEEPPEQVIFVLATTDPQRVLPTIISRCQRFDYRRIPLDSMVAHLKKIASQENINIVDEALTLVGQMANGGLRDAESLLDQLSLLSGTITIEKVWDLVGAVPERDLLELLQAIASNNSPSVIDCCRQLMNRGREPLIVLQNLASFYLNLLIAKTAPNRSDLVAVTAATWQDLCQEAKQWELDVILNGQKRLKDSEVQVKNTTQPRLWLEVTLLSLLPSVCHSPQIINPSPSQPSTPTPQPTLSPSPQTSPTPSHSPTPSHSPISSSSPTPSPSNSITPSPPPVETATPSLQPTNLEQIWQSVLRHISPFNQAFMRPHCYLISFEEKVAYIGLKNANLLQVAKGKLADIEAGFAAFCGHPVKVNLKVDSSIPSSSSVPLKPTSSNVSSKVNQQIVNPLPAKVVPSEPESPSPKKQPPNPPEPAFIPPSNDFTEISEEDLKKVVESFANVFDGEIINYSDTWETETSENSLKNVTETNNIASPSSPRIVINRPKIPEDEEDLDF, encoded by the coding sequence ATGTCTTATGAACCCCTACATCACAAATATCGCCCTCAAATCTTTGCTGACTTAGTGGGCCAAGAAGCGATCGCTACTACCTTAACTAATGCGATCACCACTCAACGTATTGCCCCTGCTTATCTATTTACGGGGCCAAGAGGAACGGGAAAAACCTCTAGTGCGCGAATTTTAGCTAAATCTCTTAATTGTTTAGCCGTTAACTCTCCTACTGCGACTCCTTGTGGTCAATGTGAAGTTTGTCGGGCGATCGCCAGAGGATCAGCATTAGATGTCATTGAAATAGACGCAGCGAGTAATACAGGGGTTGATAATATTCGAGAAATTATTGAGCGATCGCAATTTGCCCCGGTACAATGTCGTTATAAAGTGTATGTGATAGATGAATGTCATATGCTCAGTGTGGCAGCATTTAATGCCTTATTAAAGACCTTAGAAGAACCTCCAGAACAAGTTATTTTTGTTTTAGCTACCACTGATCCGCAACGGGTATTACCTACTATTATTTCTCGTTGTCAAAGGTTTGATTATCGACGTATTCCTTTAGATTCAATGGTGGCCCATCTCAAAAAAATAGCCAGCCAAGAAAACATTAATATAGTAGATGAAGCCTTAACTTTAGTGGGTCAAATGGCTAATGGAGGGTTAAGAGATGCAGAAAGTTTGTTAGATCAATTAAGTTTATTATCAGGGACAATTACTATTGAAAAAGTCTGGGATTTAGTGGGGGCAGTTCCCGAAAGAGATTTATTAGAATTATTACAAGCGATCGCGTCTAATAACTCACCTTCAGTGATTGATTGTTGTCGTCAATTAATGAATCGTGGCCGAGAACCGTTAATAGTTTTACAAAATTTAGCCAGTTTTTATCTTAACTTATTAATTGCGAAAACTGCCCCTAATCGATCAGATTTAGTGGCGGTTACTGCTGCAACTTGGCAAGATTTATGTCAGGAAGCTAAACAATGGGAACTTGATGTAATTCTCAATGGACAAAAACGCCTCAAAGATAGTGAAGTTCAAGTGAAAAATACCACTCAACCTCGTTTATGGTTAGAAGTAACACTGTTAAGTTTATTACCTTCTGTTTGTCATTCTCCGCAAATTATTAACCCGTCACCCTCTCAACCCTCAACACCAACCCCACAACCGACCTTATCCCCATCTCCTCAAACCTCCCCTACTCCCTCCCACTCACCTACTCCATCCCACTCCCCTATTTCTTCATCCTCCCCTACTCCATCACCTTCTAACTCCATCACCCCATCACCTCCACCTGTTGAAACTGCCACACCCTCCCTACAACCGACTAATTTAGAACAAATTTGGCAATCTGTTTTAAGACACATATCACCGTTTAATCAAGCTTTCATGCGGCCTCACTGTTACCTCATAAGTTTTGAGGAGAAAGTGGCTTATATTGGCTTAAAAAATGCCAATTTACTACAGGTAGCGAAAGGAAAATTAGCCGACATTGAAGCAGGTTTTGCCGCTTTTTGCGGTCATCCTGTCAAAGTTAATCTTAAAGTTGACTCATCTATTCCTAGTTCTTCATCTGTCCCTCTCAAACCCACATCTTCTAATGTTTCATCTAAGGTCAACCAACAAATTGTTAACCCTTTACCTGCCAAAGTTGTCCCCTCTGAACCTGAGTCACCTTCTCCCAAGAAACAACCTCCAAACCCCCCTGAACCTGCTTTTATACCACCAAGCAACGATTTTACGGAGATTTCTGAGGAAGATCTCAAAAAAGTTGTCGAATCATTTGCTAATGTGTTTGACGGAGAAATTATTAATTATAGTGATACTTGGGAGACAGAAACATCAGAAAACTCTCTTAAGAATGTAACTGAGACTAATAATATTGCTTCTCCTTCTTCTCCAAGAATTGTGATTAACCGGCCTAAAATTCCAGAAGATGAAGAAGATCTTGATTTTTAA
- a CDS encoding SIMPL domain-containing protein, whose protein sequence is MKVLSYQGFFGILAIASYLSLGLINPAMAQERVLRLLTVTGLGIERIPTTLTQVQLGVEIQAKTAAEVQQEVAKRTSTVVELLRSRQVEQLQTTGINLQPNYQYNNNERRLVGYIGTNTVSFRLQTEKVGILLDEAVKAGATRIDGVSFTATEAAISVAQKEALRQATTDAQQQGEAVLRALNFTSKEIVSIQINGANVPQPRIVQAEQFSRTAAKDITPVIGGEQTVQASVTLQISF, encoded by the coding sequence ATGAAAGTTTTATCTTATCAGGGTTTTTTCGGAATATTAGCGATCGCTAGTTATCTTAGTTTAGGTTTAATCAATCCCGCAATGGCACAAGAACGGGTTTTACGGCTGTTAACAGTTACAGGACTTGGTATAGAAAGAATTCCAACTACTTTAACTCAAGTACAGCTTGGAGTGGAAATTCAAGCGAAAACAGCCGCAGAAGTACAACAGGAAGTGGCTAAGCGTACTTCAACTGTTGTTGAGCTTTTGCGTTCTCGTCAAGTAGAACAATTACAGACGACAGGAATTAATCTACAACCTAACTATCAATATAACAATAATGAAAGACGATTAGTGGGTTATATTGGCACGAATACGGTCAGTTTTCGGCTCCAGACAGAAAAAGTTGGTATCTTATTAGATGAGGCGGTGAAAGCAGGGGCAACTCGTATTGATGGGGTCAGTTTTACGGCTACAGAAGCGGCTATTTCAGTTGCGCAAAAAGAAGCTCTACGTCAGGCGACAACCGATGCACAACAACAAGGAGAAGCCGTTTTACGGGCTTTAAATTTTACTTCTAAAGAAATTGTGAGTATTCAAATTAATGGAGCTAATGTACCTCAACCCCGAATAGTTCAAGCCGAACAGTTTTCAAGAACAGCAGCTAAGGATATTACACCCGTTATCGGTGGTGAACAAACGGTACAAGCTTCTGTTACTCTACAAATTAGCTTTTGA